The region ctattttttaaaaaaagtgaagtgtaccagcggtccctaaacttatgtgcatgtgtcatctaggtccccgaactctcaaaatgcatttttagatCCCCAAACTTGTCCGggagtgtcatataggtccaaaccgGCTTCGACTCACTCCATCCACCGACGTGGCATGctacggtggcgcctacgtattggtggggccatgtgagtcccacatgtcagtatctctctcctccttattcttttctttcccttctcgtaggcgctactgtggcatgccacgtcagcggatggagagGATCAGAGCTCGTTTGGACTTATATGACACCCctggacaagttcggggacccaaaaatgtattttgagagttccgggacctagatgacacatgcacaaaaGTTTAGAGACCAccggtgcacttcactcttttttaaaaaaataaaacctatGATGATCGACTCATCGTCAATTAACTAACTGAATAGGTAGAAGGAGGTATCATAAAACATTTAGGCACTTAACAGACGAGTCTAAATTAAGGGCAGATCAGGGATGGAGTAAACTTATAGGCACTTATAGGTATTGAAAGTgtatctagcccctaaacgaagttttggatgattaatgacaatgctagccaagcatgtgtgcgctaatgagttgtgattacagaaaagatgagagatcattttgattgaaggattacttgatcaaacttagagcatgAGTGACCCGAAGCGACGGCTCTATGAAGACGAAGGCGCTCCAAGGcgtattttattatttctttttgagtcgtaggaactccgtactactaAGAGGGGTCACTGAAATTTCTGCATGCATCCTGAAGTAAGCCTAAGCCAAGTGGAGTAAGTTCAGGTCCAGTTGTAGCCTATGCTGTTTTCCTGAAGCAgggacaggacggtccggtccttggtccagtccttggtccggtgacaggacggtccggtccttggtccggttTCTGCTTGGTCCAGCCCTTTGTCCGgtgacaggacggtccggtcattggtccggtgacaggacggtccggtccttggtccgaCCCCTGCTTAAGTCAAGTGTGTGGATGGTCCGGCCCcaagccggacagtccggtggcaggacggtccggaccttggtccggcccctgctctgagtgagtgagttaagtgtcggccggacggtccggccccctagccggacagtccaattaggtttcttttccaacggatAAGTGATGTCTGCCAGCCAataaaaggggctcttgagatctagccattggtgaggctttctgttcgagttttatggttgctagggcaagtttagcacctctcaagcctccccactaacccaatacacctcctagagagattaatcgttggatcatgtcttatagagagtgttaaggttagtgagtgatagagtgttcattctcgggcgttgatggatgcatgtggagtcaaggtggcctattactcttggagattgatctcctagatggataggcgtcgcccgcgagcatccgattcgtgtggatcgcccgggagcaagttgtgaaggttggtacCTAACCTCCACAagggaataggtaagattgatagtgtattcttgtgctttctcattgaaggctgcagggtagagcgaattacaatctagggctgggcaagccgccttgatcttgaccttggtggtcgatcgaaggggttgtTAGCCCCTAgttgtgaattcggagacctgtgttggccttgtgggagaaagccaagagaggaaaaggatcgagagagatccgctcgtaggagcgcctcaacggagagtaggatcgaaacatccgaacttcgggataaatctctcgtgtctttgttcttatgatttcgtgttctgtttgttcctaCTATCTTTCGGCTGTTTTATTATACACATAATCACATCACATTCCCAGAaacatcaccgaaaaggtagactgtcaagtctgtatttttcattgaccggacagtccggtgttctaaccaaGACGGTCCGGctagagctctcggcccaacccgagagtgccgaccggacggtccggcccatGTACTGACTGCTGcgatttgaaagatttttcagAACACCTATTCACCCTCCGTCTAGACTGTCTCTCTGGGACCTCAATTATTTCATTATCTGCATttgattttaatatatttttcagtagtatatttttaaattatttggaTGTGCTCGTTCTTTTTTCTACGGTTTACCGAGACATATATTAAGGCAGGTAAGCATCgtcattaaaaaaagagtgaagtgcaccagcggtctctaaacttgtatatatgtgtcatTTAGGTatctgaactctcaaaatgtatttttaggaccccgaacttgtccggggtatcatataggtccaaacgagctCTAACCCGCTCCATCtactgacgtggcatgccacggtggcgcatTCGTATTGGTGGTGTCATGTGGGTCGCACATgtcagtttctctctctcctccttatttttttctctcccatctcgtaggcgccaccgtggcatgccacgtcagggATAGAACGGGttggagcccgtttggacctatatgacatccccggacaagttcggatacccaaaaatacattttgagagttcagggacctagataaCACATGtatacaagtttagggaccgctgatgcacttcactcttaaaaaacacacacaccgTATTGCGCTTTCACGTCGCTACCGTTTTCTGGTAGCCATGCATACCTGAGGTATTATTAGGTCATTATTAAGCTTTAGGGactgattgaaaaaaaaaagccaaacaacatatttacaaaagaaaaattagtttatgaataaaacacacatatatatatataaagatataaaagtcaaattCAGCTTAAaacataagttaaaaattcaaattttaatttataagaatATACATAAGTCAAAATGCATAATTTTCCTCAAGCTGGTTTGCTAAAGGCTATATATACAAGAGTGCAAGAGTGTCGACGTGCTCACGTCGTCGACGCTGGCCGGCTTAGCTCGATCTATCTTGCTGTGAGCTATGACTAACACGCCGGAAGTAGTTCTGGCGTCGGgaggggcgccgccgcggcacgaCGGGCGAGCCGCAGGGCCCGTCGCGTTCAAGGACGCCGTCGCTGCcaccggcgacgtcgacgccgcccCTCTGGAGCAGTacgacgccgtcgtctccgCCATGCCGGCGCGCGTCTTCCACAGCTTGAAGATGCGGCAGAACCAGGGGTACTGGGTGCTCGACGCCTGGGCGCGtggcgccgtcgccatgcAGCGCGGCGGATTCGTGCCccgggccgccggcgacgttcTCCTCGCCAGCCTGCCCAAGTCCGGCACCACGTGGCTCAAGGCCCTGGCGTTCGCCACCATGGCGCGCcgcgcctccccgccggcgagccccgaccacccgctccgccgcctcaaCCCGCACGACTGCGTGCCTCTCCTTGACAGGCTCTTCGCCCTCGGCCgtggcgccgtcgtcgacgagctGCCGTCCCCTAGGCTTATGTGCACGCACATGGCGCtctcgctgctgccgccgacgGTGGCGGACGGCACCTCCGGCTGCAAAATCATCTACATTTGCAGGTATCTCTCGCCCTGCACTGGTGCATGAACCGAGATATTATTGCTATaactgctagctagctggcgATCCAGCATACTTTTTCCTTGTGACTTCGACCATCATTTCtagtaaaataatttacgaaatTTCATAAGTTTGGAGAATTGTGTAATCAGTGGCGGATCTAGCCAACGAGATTATGGGGTTTGAATACTTTAGATAGAGTTTTACTCCTTGCTTTCTATTGATctttgccataaaattttaaggggTCTCCGTGGAGGCTCCAATAGCTTTAACGGGGGTAGCGGGGGCATGAGTCCCCACCGCCCCTGTgtgtaatactccctctgttttacaaCGTAAGACTTCTTATCCTGACCTAGATTcttatggatactaatgaatccagacatatatataaatcatatacattcatcaattgatgaatttctgtaaggctagaaagtcttacaatatgaaacatagGCAGTAGTATTTAAGACGATGAATGCATATACCACTTATATTTTCCAGAgaatttacttttttaaaaatttactgataattaaaattttactctgtccatattttaatatatgatgtTGTTATCTTTTTCACACAAATTtttaccatttgttttattaaaaaattcagtaaaaataaacgaaaatataacttattattaaaatacattcaGTAATAGTTCCaatcataagaaaataaattataattatgtaaactttttaataatacgATTGCTCAAATTCGTATGAAAAGTTAACAGCTTCATGtattaaaaagacaaacaacatATATTATAGTGGAAAGGGATATTGTTAAGTTGAGTGCCTAAATTTATGACGTCATACAAATTTCATAGgaaaaatgtcaaatatttcGACAGATATTTTGAAAACAATTCatctcttaaaaataaattccaaAATTACATTGTTTACGGTCGCTATATAGGAGGTTGGGAGTAAAaccaattttattaattacccacttgataaaaaaaactattattcattaaaatgattaaaatatcaaataaaagttaaaacattaaattatggattaaatgttaaaaattaaagtgaTAGTGAAACGGCGAAACTAGGGGGAAAATAGCACCACTTCTTTAGCaaacttgttatttttgaaCTAAGGGGCTTTCACACAATGCCATAATTCATACCAAATTCAAATACTAAGTCTAAACTCAAATCGCAGATAATAAAAGCTTGGTATTGCTAAATTTcagcccccccccctccccccgcccgcaatatttatatttttttaattacgtCAAATTACATATTGCAGTCTAAAATTATAGagctataataattttaatttttagtgcTATGTAATACGCAGTTTTTAATCACTTTAACTGCATTTTTACTAGCATGTATTGTTTTACTTCATTTTTATCTAAGTTCAAAtgttctaaatattttaattttttatcaacatTAAATTAATGTCATGTTTTTGTTAACACAATTCTTTTAACGTTTTATCTAATAATCAAAAAAAGAGACTTTGTTTAAATAGGTATTACCACTAGCTTTATCAGATCAATGACAACCATACGTTAGACTGTCGTCGACtgaatgaaaattaaaaaataataataatgtggGCAATCATAAGAACGTTGGAAATTAAGGCGTTATCCTCTGTTATCATATCAATGAAATTAGCTTGATGGATATATAGGCAAGAATATCcagtactctctctgtttcgtaatgtaagactttttaatattatctagattcatatggatgttaatatatctaaacacatatataaattatatacatttattaatgaataaatttagacaaaaaaatcttataatataaaacggaagcAGTATGGTTGCGTATACTTGTGTTATAGCTACGTGAAGACAAATATGCGTTGGGTGACTAGTCGctgttataaaatattggGTATACTTATATTTCCATTGTTAGGTACTGCATGTACACGTATAATTAAAAGGACGGGATGGCACAGATATGAACTCAAGCTAATTTTGTTGGCTACTTTATAAAAGACGGGATTGGACAGATCGATGGGCCACTCGACCTAACTAGTTAATTA is a window of Oryza brachyantha chromosome 8, ObraRS2, whole genome shotgun sequence DNA encoding:
- the LOC102700640 gene encoding cytosolic sulfotransferase 8-like, which codes for MTNTPEVVLASGGAPPRHDGRAAGPVAFKDAVAATGDVDAAPLEQYDAVVSAMPARVFHSLKMRQNQGYWVLDAWARGAVAMQRGGFVPRAAGDVLLASLPKSGTTWLKALAFATMARRASPPASPDHPLRRLNPHDCVPLLDRLFALGRGAVVDELPSPRLMCTHMALSLLPPTVADGTSGCKIIYICRDQKDALVSMWHFLKRNGLQDLSLQETYDSFCDGTCFGGPVWDHMLEYWKASNEDPARVLFLRYEQVLQDPAGTVRELARFVGQPFTGAEEDAGAVADIVELCSLESLRSQRANREGAQGVFVKFSHESYFRKGVAGDWMSHMSPEMGERLDAILRDRLDGSGLVL